DNA from Pseudomonas putida:
GTAGATCTGCTGGGGCGTGCCGAACTGCTGGATGACGCCGTCCTTCATCACCGCCACCTTGTCACCGAGGGTCATGGCCTCGATCTGGTCATGGGTGACGTACACGGTGGTGGTCTTCAAGCGTTGGTGCATCAGCTTGATCTCGGTGCGCATCTCCACCCGCAGCTTGGCATCGAGGTTCGACAACGGCTCGTCGAACAGGTAGATCTTCGGGCGCCGCGCCAAGGCCCGGCCCATGGCCACCCGCTGCTGCTGGCCGCCAGAAAGCTGGCCTGGCTTACGCGTGAGCAGATGCTCGATCTGCAGCAGCTTGGCCACCCGCGTCACCTCGTCGTCGATCGCCGCCTGAGGCATCTTGCGAATCTTCAAGCCGAAGGCGATGTTGTCGCGCACATTCATGGTCGGGTACAGCGCATAGGACTGAAACACCATGGCGATGTCCCGGTCCTTGGGGCTCATGCCACTGATGTCGGCGCCATCGACCAGGATTTCGCCGCCGCTGATGTCCTCCAGCCCGGCGATGCAGTTCATCAAGGTCGACTTTCCACACCCGGAGGGGCCGACCAGAATCAGGAACTCGCCGGACTCGATGCCCAGATCGATGGCCTTGAGGGTGTCCGGCAGGCCGCTGCCGTAGCGCTTGTTGACGTTGCGAAGTTCGAGCCGTGCCATGTGTCACCCCTTGACCGCGCCGGCGGTCAGGCCGCGCAGGAAATATTTGCCGGCCAGCACATAGACCAGCAGGGTCGGAAGCCCCGCGATCATCGCCGCCGCCATGTCGACGTTGTATTCCTTGACCCCGGTGCTGGTGTTGACCAGGTTGTTCAGGGCCACGGTGATAGGCTGGGCGTCGCCGCTGGCGAACACCACGCCGAAGAGAAAATCGTTCCAGATCTGGGTGAACTGCCAGATCAGGCAGACCATGATGATCGGCACCGACATCGGCAGCAGGATCCGCCCGAAGATGGTGA
Protein-coding regions in this window:
- a CDS encoding ABC transporter ATP-binding protein; this translates as MARLELRNVNKRYGSGLPDTLKAIDLGIESGEFLILVGPSGCGKSTLMNCIAGLEDISGGEILVDGADISGMSPKDRDIAMVFQSYALYPTMNVRDNIAFGLKIRKMPQAAIDDEVTRVAKLLQIEHLLTRKPGQLSGGQQQRVAMGRALARRPKIYLFDEPLSNLDAKLRVEMRTEIKLMHQRLKTTTVYVTHDQIEAMTLGDKVAVMKDGVIQQFGTPQQIYNDPANQFVASFIGSPPMNFIPARLTKQQGRLVALLDSGQARCELPVAGLSDEREGCEVVLGIRPEQIAVGEGDGVQGIRAEVQVTEPTGPDLLVFVTLNQVKVCCRLAPDVACRVGDSLSLQFDPSRVLLFDAASGERLGRGASEQITTGNVARFKGR